The Apium graveolens cultivar Ventura chromosome 3, ASM990537v1, whole genome shotgun sequence sequence AATGATTATTTAGATTTAAGAATATATTAATGAGATTGTTGTCGATGTGTTGcaaaattttattcaattattattccttttataaatatattttttatttataacaatCAATTTCCTTAAAAAATCGAGGCTTTTTCATCGATTTTCGTCGGAAGAAAGTTTCAATCATttattttttgtttatttttcttaattaaaattttgtTTTCATTCAGTATTCTCTCAatttatttggattttgtttgGTCTATTTTAATTGTGAGAGTTTGATTTAATTTGGTATATTTTAATGTTCTTCATGTCCGAGATTATAAATCTCTAGTATTTTCATAAgtttgattcagtgatgttgtgcaagacatgccttaaCATAATAAGatcaagtcacattgacaatctTAAGATTTAGTTGACTTGTAATTTTTATGTGGTCTATAATGGTAtttcttaagtctgtaaaaatatttgaataaattagactgaagtatttttcacTAAATAGACAAAAGGCTAGGAATAAATCTCTAAAGAAAGATCAAGCCTGATCATACCTCAGAATGATGATAAACAACTTGATGAAGAATAATATTGTAGATTGAAAATTATTCTAAGTCAGATGTCAAGAAGTCACAGATCAAGTAATCTCATGAagtatatcgagaagtcaatcTTTACTCGTAGAGAAGTCACTTTACATGTAGAGAAGTCACATTACTTGTATATAAGTCAATTTGACCTATATAGAAGTAGagatgtcgataagtcagtttgatatatagagaagtggagatatcgacatgTCAAAACACATGtggagaagtggagatatcgacaagtcatttacacatgtagagaagtggagatatcgacaggtcaaaacacatgtagagaagtgaAGATACCGACAAGCCATTTACACATGTGGAGAAATGGAGATATTGAAAAGTCATTTTACATCTCGATACAAACATCTCTATACACTTTGAAGATCTCGATAAGAGCTTCATTTACAGAATGCATCaatcatgaagattcaagattatttTCAATAAACCATTTTATCATAAAATAAAAAGTCTATAAATGCatcttgaagagtgcaagatgaagggtcaagatgaactggacaaaggaaGGTAACAAACCTGGAAGATTGTATATGCAGATTTGTAGCACTTAAAATAGAAATAGCCAAAAGCACTTTAGAAAATAagttagtctattttagtgcaaatTTGTCTATAAAACATGTTACGGGTCCTTAGTTCTAGTTGTAACAAAACAGTCTAGAATTTCTTGTAATCTTTCAAGAAGGTGTTTTGAGTTCCAAAGTCTAAAACAAAAAACTTTATTTTCTTGAAAGTAATTTATAAAGTTTTgaaaaaaaatcaagaaatatTTACCCCTATGTTCACTATGGTTCATAATAAATAACAACTATCAATTAATAACCATTACTAGTATTCATTTTTTGGTAAAATGGCATCAGATTTTAGTATcaatcttttaaaaaatttaaatatgaTATTTATTCGGTAGTTATTGTTTTGTATCTGCAAGATTATATCGATAagaatataaattaaaatttgtGAAGAAAATATTATTTAGTATGAAAATGAAAAAGTGTTAAGCTACTAAAAGAAAAATGTAGATATAAGTGATTATTTAGTTTTAAGAATATATTAATGAGATTGTTGTCGCATAACAATGAGATTGTTGTCGCTGTGTTGCAaaatttattcaattatttttccttttttatataggataaatatatttttatttataacaatCAATTTCCTTTTAAAAAAATCTGTTGGTTTTCCATGATTTTCGTCGGGATAAAGTCCCAATCCTTTTTTCGTTTATTTTTcttgattaaatttttatttatttaataatctCCCAATTTATTTGTATTATGTTGAGTCTCTTTTATTTGTGATTAGAGATTTTCGTGATTTTGATTAGTGATAAAGAATTTCACGGATGAATAGTTGAAAACAACAAGTAcatatatttttatcattttcAAAAAACCCCTAATTAAAGGATAAATGATAAAACAGTTTAAGCTGTTGATACCTTATAACTTTTATTATTAAGTTGATTTCCTTTTTTCAAAAAAcgtaattaattttttattatattatattaatgTAATAAACGCGAAGCTAACtttatttttaaaagattttattagtaaacAAATTGGTTTGTAAAAAAAATACGGCATGAAATACCCTTTATCAACTGTAAAAAAAAGAAGAAGTACCCTTTATCATTTATGATATTTGTAAAAAGATTAAATGTTTAATTTTTAAATGCTATAAAATTTATTACATTTTTTTACAATTATATATTGAAGAGATAAATTTTTTACAAATGCttgtaatattttaattttattcatTATCAATAGAAATAAATTAAATCTTCACAAAATGTTAActtataaaattattaattttaaccgaaaatataatttttagtttaaaaacaaaataactaaaataaattatatagcTCAAGTTTAATTAATCATAAATAGATTGTTATAAAGTAAATAAAAGTGTTCGTTAGATAATTATTAAAACttataaatttgataaaattataACTTGCATTCAATATAGTTATAATGCACATAATATCAAAAGAAATATACTATATAGTTTTGTGAATATAATTACAAGGTATTCAAGTTATACCTTTTAAGAGAAAAAAGAATTATAACTACAAATAATATCATATTTTGTTATCCCCTCAagataattttcaaaaatttatatattttttgatATAAATTTAATATATCATACTCAATAATTTGATGTAAACTGTTATATCAcgtaaaataaaaaaaataaattacgtagaatttatcaacatttttatatTCTCATGAACAagtttataaatttttatttaaaaattagttCAGACAAAAAAATTAGTTAATTTGTACGCAAAAATGagatttataaaatattaaaaatcttgctaaataatataaaaaaagtAGGAATATAATATTGTGCCAAAAAAACAAAATAGAATATATAATTGGTAAATTAAAACAGGGGCTGGTGAATAATGTCATAACTCAAACAGTTGGATCACACCTTTTTTCCACTTTGTTATCTCCTAATATCCTCGCATCATTAATATTACATCCTGTCCTATCCACTATTGTCTATAGTATattatatacacacacaactATTATACactaacttttattttattttattttgtattattGTCCTCAATATACTCTCCTTTccatttctctctctctctctccatctctctctctctgcaaatttcacTGTCATGGAACCTCCTAACTCAGATCTGCCGCCGGCCACTCCAATTCCCAGCGCCACCGTCACTGCCGCTGCACAACCAAACCATCCACCCTATGATGAGGTatgtgtttcttgattttaaaGTTTTGATTTTTATGTGTGTTTCTTGATTTGTAAAGCTTTGATTTTTGTGAATGTTTTGTgggtttttatttgttttgtttgttGTTGTGTTAGATGATTACTGCTGCTATTTTAGCTATGAAAGAGAAAGATGGGTCCAGTAGACAAGCTATAGCTAAGTATATTGAGAGTGAGTACAAGAATTTATCAATTAGTCATGCTACTTTGTTGACTCAACATTTGAGGAAGATGAAAAACATGGGGAAGCTTGTCATGAATAAGCATTCTTATATGTTGCCTGGATCTGGTGTTGGGGTTGCCCCGTCACAGTCTCAGTCTCAGTCTCAGTCTCAGGCTGTTGTTGGGGAGGGTTCTTCTGTTGGGATTAAGAGGAAGCCGGGTAGGCCTCCCAAGATTCTGTCGAATGGTGGTGGGGTTGAGGCTGGAAATGGAGGTGGAGGTGGTACTTTTAGTGGGGTTTTGGGTGTTACTGCTAAGGTTCCTGTTGCGGTTCCGTTTGATCCAATTGGAGCGGTTCCAAATGTGGTTCCAATTGGTGATGTTAATGGTGTGAGTGGGGGTTTGGGGGTTACTGTTCCAGCACCTgctcctgctccttttgatccGATTGGGGCTGTGCCGAATGTGGTGCCAATGGGTGAGGTTGATGGAGGGACAGTGGTTAAGAGGCGTCCAGGAAGGCCACCGAAGATGCAAACAGTTGCTGTTGAGGCTGAGCCGATTGCAGTGGCGGAGCCGGGTGTTGGGGCGGAGGTGGTTAAAGTTGGTGCTAGGAGGCCAGGGAGGCCACCGAAGGTTAGTAATGAAAAAGAGGTGGTTTCAGTTGGTAGGAAGCCGGGGAGGCCACCTAAGGTTCATAATGAAATTGTTGCTGTTGGAGAAGGAGGGTCAGTTTTGGGGAAGAGAGCAAGGGGAAGTCCGGTGAAGAAGACTGGCATGGTGTCTGTGTTAATGGGAATTGGTGGTGGTCTGAAGAGGGCGCGTGGAAGGCCACCTAAGATGAGAGCAATTGGGTTGGTTATGGGACAGAGACCTAGAGGGCGGCCTAGGAAGGGTACGGTTCACAAGCAAAGGGGTAGGCCCCGAAAGAATGTTGGTGGGGTTGGTAATGCAATAATTGTGCCTCTGGAGGGGATGGGAGATGCTGGAAGACCTTCCAAATTAGCTGTGAGAAGAAAGCCAAGAAAACTTAGTGGAAAACCTTTGGGAAGGCCAAAAAAGGTAATTTTCTTATAAATTTATGGTTAATTTCAAGTTTGGTAAATACTGCATCTTATTTGCTTTGCCTTATACATCTTAATTATCTTTAAGGTGGTAGATTTTATTAATATTCCGTGTTATAGGGAATATCAAAATTTTATTGAAATTAAAATGTTTTGTAAATGTTACAAGGATGTTTTATCCTATCTTTTGATTCTATTAATCTATAAGTTTTTTTGGTAACAAGTCTGGTTTTACATTCCTACTTAATTTTGGAGTATGTGCAATTTTTTCTTTTTATGTTTGATGCTAAGTATCTGCAAGTGGTGCAGTTATTGTATGTGTGTATTTCTTCCCAATGTTTTTCACTTGTAACAGCTTGAAATACAGAAAAATTTGGAAATAATATTGATTAGAAAATAAAATAGATTTGGAAAAAGCTGGAAAGATAGTCAGATATGAGAATGATATAGGCAAATAAATAAAACTTGGGAAAATTCTGCTCCGCTTAAAAGTATATGTCATCAGTTCCTCACCAGCTCATGTCCCAAGCGCCAAGCCTATGGTAAATAACTGAAATATTATAGGCGAGTAAACAAAGTAGAAAGTTACAATTAGTAAGTGGAAGAATTGTCTCGCTTACAAGTCTATATTCTTAATCCTTACCTCAAAAGTCTATAATTGTGTAAGTTAGTTAGCTGCCAACTACATTTGTTGATTAAACCGATGTTTTAACACCTATGATAATAAATGCTGCATTTGGTTATTATTCAAGTACCTTCACTAACATTTTATCTTTAATTTAGTGTTTGGTCGATTCGAAACTGCATGTATTTAAAACAGCCTTTTCATCATTTTTATAAATATGCAATTAATCTGTATCATTTTGGTACTCTCAATGGAAAATGTCGTCcttttacaattttaaatatgaTAACTAGATCAAATAGTGCATGAGATTGTAGGATCATGAAAGAAACTGAAATGTACACTTTAGAGATCGTCCAAATTGTCAAGATAATATTGTAATGTTAGCACTAAGAATTAGTGAttttaggagtattattttcatATTAGCTGCAAGTTGATTCTGAAAATGCACCATATACACAAGGACacaatattttaaatttaaatgaattaaagtattgattgatcttgtttattattaaattataaatataccATCAGATAATCTATGTATGAATTGATTACTATATAGCAGCACCTAGTTTTATTACCCTTATAGTTACATTGATACTATGTTTCTTTACCCTTTCGTATTAATGTCAGGTGCGTGCATCGAATGAAAAGTTGAAAAAAAACCCTCCCTAAACTCTGTTTCAATCTATCATTCAAGAACGCTTGCATATGCTTAACCTACTTTATTTGTCCTTCATATTTTCCATCTTTTATTGGTCAGATTTCGAAATTGCCATAAGAATCTATTGAGGGTGGGGGGGGGGGGTTAAAATTACactattatctcctgataacctGGGCCCAAACACATTTATTCTGTGCATTCTTTCTGAAATTTATGCGAAAAATTGTTATTACTTTTGCAGTGCAAATGTTACATGAGAAGCACTCATTTAATCGCATGTTAATCAATATAAATTTTGATTCGGTCACTTAACTCTAtagtttatttttttttatataaagtCTACCTCTCGCACTATGCATTGAAGAAATTATAG is a genomic window containing:
- the LOC141713211 gene encoding uncharacterized protein LOC141713211 — translated: MEPPNSDLPPATPIPSATVTAAAQPNHPPYDEMITAAILAMKEKDGSSRQAIAKYIESEYKNLSISHATLLTQHLRKMKNMGKLVMNKHSYMLPGSGVGVAPSQSQSQSQSQAVVGEGSSVGIKRKPGRPPKILSNGGGVEAGNGGGGGTFSGVLGVTAKVPVAVPFDPIGAVPNVVPIGDVNGVSGGLGVTVPAPAPAPFDPIGAVPNVVPMGEVDGGTVVKRRPGRPPKMQTVAVEAEPIAVAEPGVGAEVVKVGARRPGRPPKVSNEKEVVSVGRKPGRPPKVHNEIVAVGEGGSVLGKRARGSPVKKTGMVSVLMGIGGGLKRARGRPPKMRAIGLVMGQRPRGRPRKGTVHKQRGRPRKNVGGVGNAIIVPLEGMGDAGRPSKLAVRRKPRKLSGKPLGRPKKGASAIQSSNQQQSISYQDLKGRFEHFQTRVKHAVDVVKPYLNNELAPVALGVLQEIEGLALMDVCAPGGALIGESEALPVPNGGPFSEQRGPVSDPVAALSAQGSEPPYQN